In Brucella melitensis bv. 1 str. 16M, a genomic segment contains:
- the ccmA gene encoding heme ABC exporter ATP-binding protein CcmA — MRLEAENLAGERGGETIFSHLSFTIGTGQALVVTGPNGSGKSTLLRIICGLLAPEAGEVKLTEGTQIVPVRAACHYLGHQNAMKPALSVRENLLFWQKFNGGEALDIGAALEAVDLAGVEHLPFGYLSTGQKRRVSIAKLLVSHRPLWIVDEPTAGLDKASEARFAELMREHMRQDGMIIAATHIPLGLDGAISTTGNGLVRSLDMAAFSVEDIA; from the coding sequence ATGCGGCTTGAAGCCGAAAATCTGGCAGGCGAACGTGGCGGCGAAACCATCTTCTCGCACTTGTCGTTCACCATTGGCACAGGTCAAGCACTCGTTGTGACCGGACCGAACGGTTCTGGCAAATCCACATTGCTGCGAATCATCTGCGGCCTCCTCGCTCCCGAAGCGGGCGAGGTGAAACTGACCGAGGGAACGCAGATTGTGCCCGTGCGTGCTGCCTGCCACTATCTGGGTCATCAAAATGCAATGAAGCCCGCGCTCAGCGTGCGCGAGAACCTCCTGTTCTGGCAGAAGTTCAACGGCGGTGAAGCCCTCGATATCGGCGCGGCACTGGAGGCGGTGGATTTGGCGGGTGTGGAACACCTGCCTTTCGGCTATCTTTCCACCGGACAGAAACGGCGTGTTTCCATTGCCAAGCTGCTTGTGAGCCATCGCCCGCTCTGGATTGTCGATGAACCGACTGCCGGTCTCGACAAGGCGTCCGAAGCCCGCTTTGCAGAACTTATGCGCGAACATATGCGCCAGGACGGCATGATTATCGCCGCGACCCATATTCCGTTAGGGCTGGACGGCGCCATTTCGACAACGGGTAACGGGCTGGTGCGTTCGCTTGATATGGCCGCTTTTTCGGTTGAGGATATCGCCTGA
- the ilvD gene encoding dihydroxy-acid dehydratase: MPPYRSRTTTHGRNMAGARGLWRATGMKDEDFGKPIIAVVNSFTQFVPGHVHLKDLGQLVAREIESAGGVAKEFNTIAVDDGIAMGHDGMLYSLPSRELIADSVEYMVNAHCADAMVCISNCDKITPGMLMAALRLNIPVVFVSGGPMEAGKVVWEDSVKKLDLVDAMVAAADDHYTDEQVKAIERSACPTCGSCSGMFTANSMNCLTEALGLSLPGNGSTLATHADRKRLFVEAGHLIVDLARRYYEQDDESVLPRSIATFSAFENAMTLDIAMGGSTNTVLHLLAAAQEAEIDFTMADIDRLSRRVPVLCKVAPAVSSVHMEDVHHAGGIMGILGQLDNAGLLTTSIPTVHSETLAKALDHWDVTRTNSEMVHKFYSAAPGGVPTQVAFSQERRFDKVDTDREKGVIHSKEHAFSQDGGLAVLYGNLAEDGCIVKTAGVDDSILKFSGPARIFESQDSAVLGILNGKIKPGDIVLIRYEGPRGGPGMQEMLYPTSYLKSKGLGKACALITDGRFSGGSSGLSIGHVSPEAAEGGTIGLVREGDIIDIDIPNRKIHLAVDDATLAERRAEQDAAGWKPAEERKRKISTALKAYAAMATSAARGAVRKLPD, encoded by the coding sequence ATGCCTCCTTATCGTTCGCGTACAACCACCCATGGCCGCAATATGGCCGGCGCGCGCGGCCTATGGCGCGCCACCGGCATGAAGGATGAGGATTTCGGCAAGCCGATTATCGCCGTGGTGAACTCGTTCACCCAGTTCGTGCCCGGCCATGTGCATCTGAAGGATCTCGGCCAGCTCGTCGCGCGCGAAATCGAAAGTGCGGGCGGCGTCGCCAAGGAATTCAATACCATTGCGGTCGATGACGGCATCGCCATGGGCCATGACGGCATGCTCTATTCGCTCCCCTCCCGTGAGCTCATCGCCGACTCGGTCGAATATATGGTCAATGCGCATTGCGCCGATGCGATGGTCTGCATCTCCAATTGCGACAAGATCACGCCCGGCATGCTGATGGCGGCGCTGCGTCTCAATATTCCGGTCGTGTTCGTCTCCGGTGGGCCGATGGAAGCAGGCAAGGTCGTGTGGGAGGATTCTGTCAAGAAGCTCGACCTCGTGGACGCCATGGTGGCGGCGGCCGACGACCATTATACCGACGAGCAGGTGAAGGCGATTGAGCGTTCCGCCTGCCCGACCTGTGGGTCGTGTTCGGGCATGTTCACGGCCAATTCGATGAATTGCCTTACCGAAGCGCTCGGCCTGTCGCTGCCCGGCAATGGTTCGACGCTCGCCACCCATGCAGACCGCAAGCGCCTCTTCGTCGAAGCTGGCCACCTGATCGTCGATCTCGCCCGCCGCTATTACGAGCAGGATGACGAAAGTGTGCTGCCGCGCTCCATCGCCACTTTCTCGGCTTTCGAGAACGCGATGACGCTCGATATCGCCATGGGCGGTTCGACCAATACGGTTCTGCATCTGCTCGCGGCTGCGCAGGAAGCGGAAATCGATTTCACCATGGCGGATATAGACCGTCTGTCGCGCCGCGTGCCGGTGCTGTGCAAGGTGGCGCCCGCCGTGTCGTCGGTTCACATGGAAGACGTGCATCATGCCGGCGGCATCATGGGCATTCTCGGACAGCTCGACAATGCGGGCCTGCTGACCACCAGCATCCCGACCGTGCACAGCGAAACGCTCGCTAAGGCGCTTGATCATTGGGATGTAACGCGCACAAACAGCGAAATGGTGCACAAATTCTATTCCGCCGCTCCCGGCGGCGTGCCGACGCAGGTGGCTTTCAGCCAGGAGCGGCGCTTCGACAAGGTGGACACCGACCGCGAAAAAGGCGTCATCCACTCAAAGGAACACGCTTTCAGCCAGGATGGCGGCTTGGCCGTGCTTTACGGCAATCTGGCGGAAGACGGCTGCATCGTGAAGACGGCAGGCGTGGACGATTCCATCCTGAAATTCTCCGGCCCGGCCCGCATTTTTGAAAGCCAGGATTCGGCTGTGCTTGGCATTTTGAACGGCAAGATCAAGCCGGGCGACATCGTGCTGATCCGCTATGAAGGCCCGCGCGGCGGCCCCGGAATGCAGGAAATGCTCTACCCGACCAGCTATCTGAAGTCGAAGGGCCTCGGCAAAGCCTGCGCACTTATCACCGACGGACGTTTCTCGGGCGGTTCATCGGGCCTTTCCATCGGCCATGTTTCGCCGGAAGCAGCCGAAGGCGGCACGATCGGTCTGGTGCGCGAAGGCGATATCATCGATATCGACATTCCGAACCGCAAGATCCACCTTGCCGTTGACGACGCCACACTTGCCGAACGCCGCGCCGAGCAGGATGCAGCAGGCTGGAAACCGGCAGAGGAACGCAAGCGTAAAATCTCCACTGCGCTGAAAGCCTATGCGGCAATGGCGACAAGTGCCGCCAGGGGCGCGGTGCGAAAGCTGCCGGATTGA
- a CDS encoding J domain-containing protein, with amino-acid sequence MCRPQRCSPVPDDFATVLKQVEEASDAVVHPRAPHMPFACAVFSAGFGAPIKNSFSPRNPSLLFDIDPPEQQQAEQGNEGIVLRMACQSPDAIRMELGLGPELKRADLQRCRRRFAAQNHPDRLPPQFREAAEQRMKTANALLDAAMLLAHA; translated from the coding sequence ATGTGCAGACCGCAACGATGCAGCCCCGTGCCTGACGATTTTGCAACCGTGCTGAAACAGGTTGAGGAGGCCTCAGACGCGGTGGTTCACCCCCGCGCCCCGCATATGCCGTTTGCTTGCGCCGTATTTTCCGCCGGTTTTGGTGCGCCCATAAAAAACAGCTTTTCGCCCCGCAATCCCTCGCTCCTGTTCGATATCGATCCCCCCGAACAGCAACAGGCCGAACAAGGAAACGAGGGCATCGTCCTGCGCATGGCCTGCCAATCACCCGATGCCATCCGCATGGAGCTTGGCCTTGGGCCAGAACTGAAGCGGGCCGATCTGCAACGCTGCCGCCGCCGCTTTGCAGCCCAAAACCATCCCGACCGCCTGCCGCCACAGTTTCGCGAAGCCGCCGAACAGCGGATGAAGACGGCCAATGCGCTTCTGGATGCGGCCATGCTTCTCGCGCACGCATAA
- a CDS encoding YdcF family protein: MFTFRKSGHVTLNLITALLVLGVFLWWGKWRKTGVLLIALAVISYGAIVSTWLPNFLMNRLQEPYSSKLAEPLEDNTVFVVFGLGTQTVNEQGHNTVEPLTFSYGSIFAAARFYHECQSSGVSCTFITTGADVAGTGVSEAASTAAELEKAGVDSRAIIQDDRPHNAWTTARNVAATLRELKPARVVVLQPAPMMGRTLLYLAHFGIKPEPVATSYLTVNGSTHFSTSLSFLAMDLALNEEIGAWRYVTYNLMDWNAPKAFMQTVPAPRSTQ, translated from the coding sequence TTGTTCACTTTCAGAAAGTCTGGTCACGTGACGCTAAATCTCATTACCGCACTCCTCGTTCTTGGTGTCTTTTTATGGTGGGGCAAATGGCGAAAGACCGGCGTTTTGCTGATTGCCCTTGCCGTTATTTCATATGGAGCGATTGTTTCTACCTGGCTTCCTAATTTCCTGATGAACCGGCTGCAGGAGCCCTATAGCTCGAAACTTGCTGAGCCGCTTGAAGACAATACTGTCTTCGTCGTTTTCGGCTTGGGCACACAGACGGTCAATGAACAGGGCCACAACACGGTCGAGCCGCTTACCTTTTCCTACGGATCGATTTTCGCGGCGGCGCGCTTTTATCATGAATGCCAGTCGAGCGGAGTTTCATGCACCTTCATAACGACCGGAGCCGATGTTGCCGGAACGGGCGTTTCCGAGGCAGCATCCACTGCGGCGGAACTGGAAAAGGCAGGTGTCGATAGCCGAGCGATCATTCAGGATGACAGGCCGCACAATGCCTGGACGACTGCACGCAATGTCGCGGCAACCCTGCGCGAATTGAAGCCGGCAAGGGTGGTTGTTTTGCAACCTGCTCCTATGATGGGCCGCACCCTTCTCTATCTGGCCCATTTCGGTATTAAGCCGGAGCCGGTCGCCACATCCTATCTGACCGTTAATGGCTCAACCCACTTCTCGACTTCGCTTAGCTTCCTTGCCATGGATCTGGCGCTTAATGAGGAAATAGGCGCCTGGCGCTATGTCACTTATAATCTCATGGACTGGAATGCGCCGAAAGCGTTTATGCAGACGGTACCTGCTCCCCGTTCAACGCAATGA
- the phiA gene encoding peptidoglycan hydrolase inhibitor PhiA — MIDFKAIPVFSELLNRTSHLFYRIIRRNAVSRFWPENAVGKKMTASALLAAALMPVSAHAQADEEQPSIERVDYICERSVVVPVTYIRSNGAPAAAVLEVEGKMVALQWHGDLKKYVAIDEQDSYRWADRGGQATLSHLEADHTAKEVTLLSACRADTAEE; from the coding sequence ATGATCGATTTTAAAGCCATTCCTGTTTTTTCAGAATTATTGAACCGCACCAGCCATTTGTTTTATCGCATTATCCGGCGCAATGCCGTTTCACGCTTCTGGCCCGAAAATGCCGTCGGCAAAAAAATGACTGCATCTGCCCTTCTGGCGGCCGCGCTGATGCCTGTATCCGCCCATGCACAAGCGGACGAAGAGCAGCCATCCATCGAACGGGTGGATTATATCTGTGAGCGCAGCGTGGTGGTGCCCGTCACCTATATCCGCTCAAACGGCGCACCAGCGGCCGCAGTCCTGGAGGTGGAAGGCAAGATGGTTGCGCTGCAATGGCATGGCGATCTGAAGAAATATGTCGCCATCGACGAGCAGGATAGCTATCGCTGGGCCGACAGGGGCGGACAGGCAACTCTCAGCCATCTGGAAGCCGACCATACGGCCAAGGAAGTGACGCTGCTTTCGGCTTGTCGCGCAGACACCGCCGAAGAATAG
- a CDS encoding Lrp/AsnC ligand binding domain-containing protein, translating into MKPVFLQLQCAPGKTYEVADTLFQREIVSELYSTSGEFDLLAKIYIAENEDIGKFINENVLDIPNIVRSLTTLTFTAF; encoded by the coding sequence ATGAAACCCGTTTTCCTGCAATTGCAGTGTGCTCCCGGCAAGACCTATGAAGTCGCGGATACGCTCTTCCAGCGCGAAATCGTGTCGGAACTTTATTCCACCAGCGGCGAATTCGACCTGCTGGCGAAAATCTACATTGCCGAGAACGAGGATATCGGAAAATTCATCAACGAAAACGTTCTTGATATTCCAAATATCGTGCGCTCGCTGACAACGCTGACTTTCACCGCGTTCTGA
- the ccmB gene encoding heme exporter protein CcmB, which produces MLALFLRDMRLGLRAGGGALIGILFFLAVISVMPFGVGPDLNLLARIGPAMLWIGALLATLLGLDRLFQADREDGSLDLLLIGADRHMLAFTVFVKCAAHWVASVLPLVVASPMLGLFMNMDATAIGATALTLLVGTPAIAFIGAVGAALAVALPRGGLLVSVIVLPLTIPVLIFGVSASYGATDAVAPFFASFLILAALTLFFAVLGPLAASAALKNSAD; this is translated from the coding sequence ATGCTGGCCCTGTTCCTTCGCGATATGCGCCTTGGTTTGCGCGCTGGCGGCGGCGCGCTGATCGGCATCCTGTTCTTCCTCGCGGTGATTTCTGTGATGCCCTTCGGCGTCGGGCCTGACCTCAACCTTCTGGCGCGCATCGGCCCGGCCATGCTTTGGATCGGCGCGCTTTTGGCGACGCTTCTTGGTCTCGACCGGCTGTTTCAGGCCGATCGCGAGGATGGATCGCTCGACCTTCTTTTGATCGGCGCGGACCGGCACATGCTGGCCTTCACCGTTTTCGTGAAATGCGCTGCCCATTGGGTGGCAAGCGTGCTGCCGCTGGTGGTGGCCTCGCCCATGCTCGGCCTCTTCATGAATATGGATGCAACGGCCATTGGTGCCACGGCGCTGACGCTTCTGGTCGGCACGCCTGCCATTGCCTTCATCGGCGCGGTGGGGGCGGCGCTGGCGGTGGCATTGCCGCGCGGTGGGCTGCTTGTTTCGGTGATTGTGCTGCCACTCACCATTCCGGTGCTTATTTTCGGCGTCTCTGCCTCCTATGGCGCGACTGATGCCGTTGCACCGTTCTTTGCGTCTTTTCTGATTCTTGCCGCACTCACCCTGTTTTTTGCGGTTCTGGGTCCGTTGGCGGCCAGTGCCGCACTGAAAAATTCGGCGGATTGA
- the ccmD gene encoding heme exporter protein CcmD: MSNHLGFIIASYGITVAALAVTIGWILIDQRIQKNELKRLEAQGVRRRSAKAPGKAQ, translated from the coding sequence ATGAGCAATCATTTGGGCTTCATCATCGCTTCCTACGGCATCACGGTTGCCGCACTTGCCGTCACCATCGGCTGGATATTGATTGACCAGCGCATCCAGAAAAACGAGCTGAAGCGGCTTGAGGCGCAGGGCGTGCGCCGCCGTTCTGCAAAAGCCCCCGGTAAGGCACAATGA
- a CDS encoding DsbE family thiol:disulfide interchange protein — MTETTEKPAAQKKRASWVALLPLLIFVGLAAVFAVQLLSGKDNSIIPSVLIGKQAPLTNLPPVEGLMRDGAPVSGFNSEDLKTGPGGKLTLVNVWGSWCVPCRQEHPLLMEIAKDERIRVVGINYKDQPENARRFLGDLGNPFAAVGADRAGRSAIEWGVYGVPETFLVDQTGKIVYKHVGPFTPESVKNDLLPAVEKALQQR, encoded by the coding sequence ATGACCGAAACAACCGAAAAACCCGCCGCGCAGAAAAAGCGCGCAAGCTGGGTGGCCCTCCTGCCATTGCTGATTTTCGTAGGGCTGGCCGCGGTTTTCGCGGTACAGCTTCTGTCGGGCAAGGATAACAGCATCATTCCGTCGGTATTGATCGGCAAGCAGGCGCCGTTGACCAATCTGCCGCCCGTGGAAGGGCTGATGCGCGATGGCGCGCCAGTTTCGGGCTTCAACAGCGAAGACCTGAAAACGGGGCCGGGGGGCAAGCTTACCCTGGTCAATGTCTGGGGTTCGTGGTGCGTGCCCTGCCGTCAGGAGCACCCGCTCCTGATGGAAATCGCCAAGGACGAGCGCATCCGCGTGGTTGGCATCAATTACAAGGACCAACCGGAAAATGCGCGTCGTTTTCTGGGTGATCTCGGCAATCCGTTTGCCGCCGTTGGCGCCGACCGCGCCGGACGCTCCGCCATCGAATGGGGCGTCTATGGCGTACCGGAAACCTTCCTCGTCGATCAGACTGGCAAGATCGTCTACAAGCATGTCGGCCCATTTACGCCGGAATCGGTGAAAAACGATCTGCTGCCTGCTGTGGAAAAGGCTCTTCAACAACGATAG
- a CDS encoding diguanylate cyclase gives MVGDTVLKALAKMLRMHMAASMVARIGGAEFIIFFGDMKAEEVFCPYQTTS, from the coding sequence GTGGTGGGCGATACGGTTCTGAAAGCCCTTGCGAAAATGCTGCGGATGCATATGGCCGCCTCCATGGTGGCGCGTATTGGTGGTGCGGAATTCATCATCTTCTTCGGCGACATGAAAGCGGAGGAGGTTTTTTGCCCATACCAAACCACAAGTTAA
- a CDS encoding response regulator: MNDLEHRRILVVEDEVFVALDVAATVEDANGTVVGPVGTVRQAIDLINRQEVDAAILDVNLADGDVEPVLDRLKSRNIFVVIHTGGGLPPRLAARYPEMPVFQKPIPPSVLTRTLATAFSSSVA; the protein is encoded by the coding sequence ATGAACGATCTCGAACATAGGCGGATACTTGTGGTGGAGGACGAAGTCTTCGTTGCCCTCGATGTCGCCGCAACTGTCGAGGATGCCAATGGCACGGTTGTCGGACCGGTCGGCACCGTGCGGCAGGCGATCGATCTCATCAACCGGCAGGAAGTCGATGCCGCCATTCTGGACGTCAATCTCGCAGACGGGGATGTGGAACCGGTGCTGGACCGGCTGAAAAGCCGAAATATCTTCGTGGTCATCCATACGGGCGGCGGTTTGCCGCCACGCCTTGCGGCCCGCTATCCCGAAATGCCGGTTTTCCAGAAGCCGATACCGCCATCCGTGCTGACACGGACACTTGCGACCGCCTTTTCATCCAGCGTCGCCTGA
- a CDS encoding heme ABC transporter permease, protein MMKDAAKTASWLDLANPTRFLAFAGRVVPWLGLASAIFLAVGLYMVFLSPDDYQQGSTVRIMYIHVPFAWLSMMCYSIMAVSSLGTLVWRHPLADVSVRAAAPIGAVFTALALATGSLWGKPMWGTWWVWDARLTSVFVLFLMYLGIIALSRAMDDPARSAKPVAVLTLVGFINVPIIKFSVDWWNTLHQPASVFRLDGPTIDGSMLRPLFVMAIGFTLLFFTLHMMAMRNEIWRRRVASMKKLAARNVDRNRAGQVEEGAL, encoded by the coding sequence ATGATGAAAGACGCCGCAAAAACTGCAAGCTGGCTTGATCTGGCCAATCCCACACGCTTCCTTGCCTTTGCGGGCAGGGTTGTGCCCTGGCTTGGGCTGGCATCGGCAATCTTTCTTGCTGTCGGGCTTTACATGGTTTTCCTGTCGCCGGACGATTATCAGCAGGGCAGCACGGTGCGCATCATGTATATTCATGTGCCTTTCGCGTGGCTCTCCATGATGTGCTATTCGATCATGGCTGTTTCCTCGCTTGGCACACTGGTCTGGCGGCACCCGCTGGCCGATGTTTCGGTGCGTGCCGCGGCTCCCATCGGCGCGGTGTTCACGGCACTGGCGCTTGCCACCGGCTCGCTATGGGGCAAGCCCATGTGGGGAACATGGTGGGTATGGGATGCGCGGCTCACCTCGGTTTTTGTCCTCTTTCTCATGTATCTCGGCATTATTGCGCTCTCGCGCGCCATGGATGACCCGGCAAGAAGCGCAAAGCCCGTAGCAGTGCTCACGCTCGTCGGCTTCATCAATGTGCCGATCATCAAATTCTCGGTCGATTGGTGGAATACGCTGCATCAGCCTGCTTCCGTATTTCGTCTCGACGGCCCAACCATCGACGGCTCCATGCTGCGCCCGCTTTTCGTGATGGCTATCGGCTTCACGCTTTTGTTCTTCACGCTGCATATGATGGCGATGCGTAATGAAATCTGGCGCCGCCGCGTGGCGTCGATGAAAAAACTGGCGGCTCGCAATGTGGACCGCAATCGCGCCGGGCAGGTGGAGGAGGGCGCGCTATGA
- a CDS encoding DUF930 domain-containing protein — MKFLPVLSPFAILLSLAAMTLPSVAMNASEKAQLERLDPATRLEQRCDVEAMERISHDQAKFSVDKVLAYAFSDPVTKKNTIRADGAAFRSREHWYRLSYNCKTDDEHINIQSFSYGIGSEVPQDQWDKHYLVP, encoded by the coding sequence ATGAAATTTTTGCCCGTGCTCTCTCCATTCGCCATTCTCCTGTCCCTTGCCGCGATGACCTTGCCTTCGGTGGCGATGAATGCCTCGGAAAAGGCGCAGCTTGAACGGCTTGACCCCGCAACCCGGCTGGAACAGCGTTGCGACGTGGAGGCGATGGAACGGATCAGCCACGATCAGGCAAAATTCTCGGTGGACAAGGTTCTGGCCTATGCCTTTTCCGACCCGGTGACGAAGAAAAACACCATCCGGGCCGATGGCGCGGCCTTTCGCAGCCGCGAACATTGGTACAGGCTTTCCTATAACTGCAAGACGGATGACGAACACATCAACATCCAGTCCTTCAGCTACGGGATCGGCAGCGAAGTGCCGCAGGACCAGTGGGACAAGCACTATCTCGTCCCATAA
- the acnA gene encoding aconitate hydratase AcnA → MSQIDSFKCRKTLSVGGKEYVYYSLTEAEKNGLAGISSLPFSMKVLLENLLRFEDDRSVKKSDIENVAKWLADRGKAGAEIAYRPARVLMQDFTGVPAVVDLAAMRDGIKALGGDPEKINPLVPVDLVIDHSVIVDDFGNPLAFQHNVDLEYQRNGERYRFLKWGQQAFKNFRVVPPGTGICHQVNLEYLAQAVWTKEEDGVTLAYPDTCVGTDSHTTMVNGLGVLGWGVGGIEAEAAMLGQPVSMLLPEVIGFRLTGKLKEGVTATDLVLTVTQMLRKKGVVGKFVEFFGAGLDNMSLADRATIGNMGPEYGATCGFFPVDQETLKYMNMTGRDEHRLELVEAYCRAQGMWRDSSSADPVFTDVLELDMGDVVPSMAGPKRPEGRIPLENIGSGFATSLETEYKKTTGQTTRYPVEGENFDLGHGDVVIAAITSCTNTSNPSVLIAAGLLARNAVAKGLKTKPWVKTSLAPGSQVVAAYLEDAGLQKDLDALGFNLVGFGCTTCIGNSGPLPAPISKTINEKGLIAAAVLSGNRNFEGRVSPDVQANYLASPPLVVAHALAGTVTKDLTKEPLGEDKDGNPVYLRDIWPSTQEIQDFIAKNVTRKLFSEKYADVFKGDANWQAVQVPAGQTYAWDDNSTYVQNPPYFVGMGKTAGMIGDVKGARILGLFGDKITTDHISPAGSIKAQSPAGKYLLDHGVAVADFNQYGTRRGNHEVMMRGTFANIRIRNHMLGENGREGGYTIHYPSKKEMSIYDAAMEYKAEGVPLVVFAGVEYGNGSSRDWAAKGTNLLGVKAVIAQSFERIHRSNLVGMGIVPFVFEEGTSWQSLGLKGDEIVTIEGLADVRPRQRVEASITYADGTVKKVPLICRIDTLDELDYMKNGGILQTVLRDLVA, encoded by the coding sequence GTGTCGCAAATCGACAGCTTTAAATGCCGCAAAACCCTTTCCGTGGGGGGCAAGGAATATGTCTATTACAGCCTGACGGAAGCCGAAAAGAACGGCCTGGCAGGCATTTCCAGTCTTCCTTTCTCCATGAAGGTTCTGCTTGAGAACCTGCTCCGCTTCGAGGACGACCGCTCCGTCAAGAAGTCGGACATCGAAAATGTCGCCAAGTGGCTTGCCGACCGCGGCAAGGCTGGCGCTGAAATCGCCTATCGCCCGGCGCGCGTGCTGATGCAGGACTTCACCGGCGTTCCCGCCGTGGTGGATCTGGCTGCGATGCGCGACGGCATCAAGGCGCTCGGCGGCGACCCGGAAAAGATCAATCCGCTCGTTCCCGTTGATCTCGTCATCGACCATTCGGTCATCGTGGACGATTTCGGCAACCCGCTGGCTTTCCAGCACAATGTCGATCTGGAATATCAGCGCAATGGCGAACGCTACCGCTTCCTCAAGTGGGGCCAGCAGGCATTCAAGAATTTCCGCGTCGTTCCGCCCGGCACCGGCATCTGCCATCAGGTGAATCTGGAATATCTGGCCCAAGCCGTCTGGACCAAGGAAGAAGACGGCGTCACCCTCGCCTATCCCGACACCTGCGTGGGCACCGATTCCCACACCACCATGGTCAATGGCCTTGGCGTTCTGGGCTGGGGCGTCGGCGGTATCGAAGCTGAAGCGGCCATGCTTGGCCAGCCGGTTTCCATGCTTCTGCCGGAAGTCATCGGTTTCCGCCTCACCGGCAAGCTCAAGGAAGGCGTCACCGCGACCGACCTCGTGCTCACTGTCACGCAGATGCTGCGCAAGAAGGGCGTCGTCGGCAAGTTCGTCGAATTCTTCGGCGCGGGCCTCGACAACATGTCGCTCGCAGACCGTGCGACCATCGGCAATATGGGGCCGGAATATGGTGCAACCTGCGGCTTCTTCCCGGTTGACCAGGAAACGCTGAAATATATGAACATGACCGGCCGCGACGAACATCGTCTCGAACTGGTCGAAGCCTATTGCCGCGCACAGGGCATGTGGCGCGATTCCAGCTCCGCAGATCCGGTCTTCACCGACGTTCTCGAGCTCGACATGGGCGATGTCGTGCCGTCGATGGCCGGCCCGAAGCGCCCGGAAGGCCGCATCCCACTGGAAAACATCGGCTCCGGCTTCGCGACCTCGCTTGAAACCGAATACAAGAAGACCACGGGCCAGACCACCCGCTATCCCGTCGAGGGTGAAAACTTCGATCTTGGCCATGGCGATGTGGTTATTGCCGCCATCACGTCGTGCACCAACACCTCGAACCCGAGCGTGCTGATCGCCGCTGGCCTTCTTGCCCGCAACGCTGTCGCCAAGGGCCTCAAGACGAAGCCATGGGTCAAGACCTCGCTTGCTCCCGGCTCGCAGGTCGTCGCCGCCTATCTCGAAGACGCCGGCCTCCAGAAGGATCTCGACGCGCTCGGCTTCAACCTTGTCGGCTTCGGCTGCACGACCTGCATCGGCAATTCCGGTCCGTTGCCGGCCCCGATCTCCAAGACGATCAATGAAAAGGGCCTCATCGCGGCTGCAGTGCTTTCGGGCAATCGTAACTTTGAAGGCCGCGTTTCGCCGGATGTGCAGGCCAATTACCTTGCCTCGCCGCCGCTCGTCGTCGCCCATGCCCTGGCAGGCACGGTGACGAAGGACCTGACCAAGGAACCGCTTGGCGAAGACAAGGACGGCAATCCGGTCTATCTGCGCGATATCTGGCCTTCCACGCAGGAAATCCAGGACTTCATCGCCAAGAACGTCACCCGCAAGCTTTTCTCGGAAAAATATGCGGATGTGTTCAAGGGCGACGCCAACTGGCAGGCCGTTCAGGTTCCCGCCGGTCAGACCTATGCATGGGACGACAATTCGACCTATGTGCAGAACCCGCCTTATTTCGTCGGCATGGGCAAGACTGCCGGCATGATCGGCGACGTCAAGGGCGCCCGCATTCTGGGTCTGTTCGGTGACAAGATCACGACCGACCATATCTCGCCTGCCGGTTCCATCAAGGCGCAGTCGCCTGCGGGCAAATATCTGCTCGACCATGGCGTGGCCGTCGCCGACTTCAACCAGTACGGCACACGTCGCGGCAACCATGAAGTGATGATGCGCGGCACTTTCGCAAATATCCGTATCCGCAACCACATGCTGGGCGAAAACGGACGTGAAGGCGGCTACACCATCCACTATCCGTCGAAGAAAGAGATGTCGATCTATGACGCGGCCATGGAATACAAGGCCGAGGGTGTGCCGCTCGTCGTCTTCGCAGGCGTCGAATATGGCAACGGTTCGTCGCGCGACTGGGCTGCCAAGGGCACCAACCTGCTCGGCGTGAAGGCCGTGATCGCGCAGTCCTTTGAGCGTATCCACCGCTCCAACCTCGTCGGCATGGGTATCGTGCCCTTCGTCTTCGAGGAAGGCACAAGCTGGCAGTCGCTGGGCCTCAAGGGCGACGAGATCGTCACCATCGAAGGCCTGGCTGATGTGCGCCCGCGCCAGCGGGTCGAAGCTTCCATCACCTATGCCGATGGCACCGTGAAGAAAGTTCCACTCATCTGCCGCATCGATACGCTGGACGAGCTTGATTACATGAAGAACGGCGGCATCCTGCAGACCGTTCTGCGTGACCTCGTCGCTTAA